One Nitrospira sp. DNA window includes the following coding sequences:
- a CDS encoding putative assimilatory nitrite reductase [NAD(P)H] small subunit, with protein sequence MEGFQCVAKVEDIPPGQVKVVKVNERAIAVFNIEGRFHAIYNVCPHEGGPLNRGRVKGHVVSCPWHDLAFDVRNGQGTDGGGYCVGSYDVRVEDGQVFIGGRRKV encoded by the coding sequence ATGGAAGGGTTTCAATGCGTGGCCAAGGTCGAGGATATTCCGCCCGGCCAGGTCAAGGTCGTGAAGGTGAACGAACGCGCCATCGCGGTCTTCAATATCGAGGGGCGTTTTCACGCGATCTACAATGTCTGTCCTCATGAAGGCGGCCCTTTGAACAGGGGGCGCGTGAAGGGGCATGTCGTCTCTTGTCCTTGGCATGATCTGGCGTTCGATGTTCGAAACGGACAGGGGACCGACGGCGGAGGCTACTGCGTCGGCAGCTACGACGTGCGCGTGGAGGACGGCCAGGTGTTCATCGGAGGGCGGCGCAAGGTCTAG
- a CDS encoding putative ferredoxin-like protein YfhL: MALLITDECISCGACLPECPNEAIFETRSDAEGKGNHVGDGQGVGDNIYVITHDRCTECVGHFDEPQCAAVCPVDNCCISDPAYPETTEVLLEKAKTLNPDKQIDPAKVWSGVRN, translated from the coding sequence ATGGCGCTTCTGATCACCGATGAATGTATTTCCTGCGGAGCATGCCTACCGGAATGTCCGAATGAAGCGATCTTCGAAACGCGTAGCGACGCCGAAGGGAAGGGCAATCATGTCGGCGATGGCCAGGGAGTCGGCGACAATATTTACGTCATCACGCATGATCGTTGCACCGAGTGCGTAGGACATTTCGACGAACCACAATGTGCGGCGGTTTGCCCGGTGGACAATTGCTGCATTTCCGATCCGGCTTATCCGGAAACGACCGAGGTCCTGCTGGAAAAAGCCAAGACGTTGAACCCTGATAAGCAAATCGATCCAGCCAAGGTCTGGAGCGGCGTCCGCAACTAA
- a CDS encoding CBS domain protein, which produces MAALSGPIQRPLAMMMRPITRTVHPDDTLLAVARQLRDARVGAMLVSDHGDYVGIVSEADLVRKAMASGAAADQVLVRAVMSAPVMTIDIAQSAHEASDVMAERGIRHLVITEEGRVVGMISVRDLLRYFKNWGTL; this is translated from the coding sequence ATGGCGGCATTGAGCGGGCCCATCCAGCGCCCCTTGGCGATGATGATGCGTCCCATCACCAGGACGGTGCATCCGGACGATACCTTGCTGGCTGTGGCGCGACAACTGCGCGATGCCAGGGTCGGGGCGATGCTCGTTTCCGACCATGGGGACTACGTGGGCATCGTCAGTGAGGCAGATCTGGTTCGAAAGGCGATGGCCAGCGGGGCAGCCGCCGATCAGGTTCTGGTGCGGGCGGTGATGAGCGCGCCGGTGATGACGATCGATATCGCCCAATCGGCGCATGAGGCGAGCGACGTCATGGCTGAACGAGGGATCCGACACCTCGTCATTACCGAAGAAGGCCGTGTGGTCGGCATGATTTCGGTGCGAGATCTGCTTCGCTACTTCAAGAATTGGGGAACGCTGTAA
- a CDS encoding UDP-glucose 6-dehydrogenase codes for MHISVIGTGYVGLVTGACFAEFGVNVTCMDTDERRITKLEKGEVPFFEPGITELVAKGIKEGRLHFTTDVAKAVDKALAIFIAVGTPPKSDGSADLSYVEEVGRGIAKNMTGYKVIVTKSTVPVGTGEKLREVIKANQTGRFRFDIVSNPEFLREGSAIEDFMRPNRVVIGADSEQAVAIMKDLYRPLYLLETPIIVTDIPTAEMIKYASNAFLAVKISFINEIATVCEKVGADVQMVSKGMGLDNRIGSKFLHAGPGFGGSCFPKDLAALVQTGERVGYPFQIAGAAAKVNYEQHLRMVAKVREACGGVKGKTLGVLGLSFKPNTNDMREAPSLTILSELMKEGATVRAYDPASMEESMKLLPGMVPCQDTYDAAEGVDGLIIMTEWNQFRNLDFERLKKSMRQPLLLDLRNVYDTDRVVGFGFRHVSVGRPTKDPFA; via the coding sequence ATGCATATCAGCGTGATTGGAACTGGTTATGTCGGCTTGGTCACCGGAGCCTGCTTCGCGGAATTCGGCGTGAACGTCACCTGTATGGATACGGACGAGCGCCGCATCACCAAGCTTGAGAAGGGTGAAGTCCCCTTTTTCGAACCGGGCATCACCGAACTGGTGGCCAAAGGCATCAAAGAAGGCCGGCTTCACTTCACCACCGATGTGGCCAAGGCCGTGGACAAGGCGCTGGCCATTTTTATCGCTGTCGGGACCCCGCCGAAGTCCGACGGCTCGGCCGACCTGTCGTATGTCGAGGAAGTGGGACGCGGCATCGCCAAAAACATGACCGGTTACAAGGTCATCGTCACCAAGTCCACGGTTCCGGTCGGGACCGGCGAAAAATTGCGCGAGGTGATCAAGGCCAACCAGACCGGCCGCTTCCGCTTCGATATCGTATCGAATCCGGAATTCCTCCGTGAAGGCTCCGCCATCGAAGACTTCATGCGGCCGAACCGCGTGGTGATCGGCGCCGACAGCGAGCAGGCCGTCGCGATCATGAAGGACCTCTATCGCCCGCTCTACTTGCTGGAAACCCCGATCATCGTGACCGACATTCCGACGGCTGAAATGATCAAATACGCCTCCAACGCATTTCTCGCCGTGAAGATCTCCTTCATCAATGAAATCGCCACGGTTTGTGAAAAGGTGGGGGCCGATGTGCAAATGGTCTCCAAGGGCATGGGGCTCGACAATCGCATCGGAAGCAAGTTTTTGCATGCCGGACCGGGGTTCGGCGGTTCCTGCTTCCCGAAGGACTTGGCCGCACTGGTCCAGACCGGAGAACGGGTGGGATACCCGTTTCAGATCGCCGGCGCCGCCGCCAAGGTGAATTACGAGCAGCACCTGCGCATGGTGGCCAAGGTCCGAGAGGCTTGCGGCGGGGTGAAGGGAAAAACCCTCGGCGTGTTGGGGTTGTCGTTCAAACCCAACACCAACGACATGCGGGAAGCGCCGTCCCTGACGATCCTCAGCGAGTTGATGAAGGAAGGGGCGACGGTTCGCGCCTACGACCCGGCCTCGATGGAGGAGTCCATGAAATTGCTGCCGGGCATGGTGCCCTGCCAGGACACCTATGACGCGGCGGAAGGCGTCGACGGCCTGATCATCATGACCGAATGGAACCAGTTCAGAAATCTTGACTTCGAGCGGCTGAAAAAATCCATGCGGCAGCCGCTTCTGCTCGATCTGCGCAACGTCTACGACACGGACCGCGTCGTCGGCTTCGGTTTCCGCCACGTCTCGGTCGGTCGCCCCACCAAAGACCCGTTCGCCTAG
- a CDS encoding PBS lyase HEAT domain protein repeat-containing protein: MADEAPAKLIQIGPKGGPKKDGFNLVTERVVAVNPEAKQLEVELLAYDGKTVVLDVGEEALEEFLKIKPGDGATIRVVEEGGKRIAKSFRVRAKDPNAAKADAMLIDLKDSHWLNRKYAAEVLGELKDPRAVGPLVDALTDEVGDVRQRAYDSLIKIGGTAVPSLVPLLAAEEDDVRQSATEIIRKIGKPAVEPLATALAEADDRLKTKIMKVLDRMGYKPKPKEGAQAEAAKLLG; this comes from the coding sequence ATGGCAGATGAAGCACCGGCAAAACTGATTCAGATCGGACCGAAGGGTGGCCCCAAGAAAGACGGCTTCAACTTGGTGACGGAGCGTGTCGTGGCCGTCAATCCGGAAGCCAAGCAGCTGGAAGTCGAACTGCTCGCGTACGACGGGAAAACCGTCGTGCTCGATGTGGGGGAAGAGGCCCTCGAAGAGTTCCTCAAGATCAAGCCCGGCGACGGGGCGACGATCCGCGTGGTCGAAGAAGGCGGCAAGCGCATTGCGAAGAGCTTCCGGGTTCGCGCGAAGGATCCGAATGCGGCCAAGGCCGATGCCATGCTGATCGACCTGAAAGACTCCCATTGGCTCAACCGCAAATATGCGGCGGAAGTCCTCGGTGAGTTGAAAGATCCGCGCGCCGTCGGGCCGCTGGTCGATGCCCTCACCGACGAAGTGGGCGACGTGCGGCAGCGGGCCTATGACTCGTTGATCAAGATCGGCGGGACGGCCGTGCCCTCCCTCGTGCCGTTGTTGGCTGCGGAGGAGGACGACGTGCGTCAATCGGCGACGGAAATCATCCGGAAGATCGGAAAGCCGGCCGTCGAACCATTGGCCACGGCCCTGGCGGAAGCGGATGATCGGCTGAAGACCAAGATCATGAAGGTGCTCGACCGGATGGGCTATAAACCGAAGCCCAAAGAAGGGGCGCAGGCCGAAGCGGCGAAGCTCCTCGGCTAG
- a CDS encoding PBS lyase HEAT domain protein repeat-containing protein, giving the protein MSEAERIAQLISALRDDNDALRDHAMASLGQMGIEAVPQLIGLMADEDAVVREAAATAVVRIGPVAFDHLLDALRDDEWAIREQAANALGRLRDARAVEPLMTALKDKDGAVRTAAVWALERIGDARATPGLIDALGDGTVREDVARVLKKIGDSRAVDALIDGLLGPNWMVRRHAAEALGKIGDPRSADALIRSLQDEDWLVRRNAAESLARLGAKQAIEPLLPLLEDENTMVQETVEGVLASLGWKQAASS; this is encoded by the coding sequence ATGAGTGAGGCGGAAAGAATTGCACAACTGATTTCTGCGCTTCGCGACGACAATGACGCGTTGCGGGACCATGCGATGGCGAGCCTGGGACAGATGGGCATCGAGGCCGTTCCCCAGTTGATCGGCCTGATGGCGGATGAGGATGCCGTCGTTCGTGAGGCGGCGGCGACCGCCGTGGTCCGCATCGGCCCCGTCGCCTTCGATCACCTGCTCGACGCGCTCCGCGACGATGAATGGGCGATTCGAGAACAGGCGGCGAACGCGCTGGGGCGCCTGCGCGACGCACGCGCGGTCGAGCCCCTCATGACGGCCCTGAAAGACAAAGACGGCGCCGTCAGGACGGCGGCGGTGTGGGCGTTGGAACGCATCGGAGACGCGCGGGCGACGCCGGGCTTGATCGACGCGCTCGGCGACGGCACGGTGCGCGAAGATGTGGCGCGGGTCCTGAAAAAAATCGGCGACAGCAGGGCGGTCGATGCGCTGATCGACGGTCTCTTGGGCCCCAATTGGATGGTGCGGCGCCATGCGGCGGAGGCGCTCGGGAAAATCGGCGATCCACGCAGCGCCGATGCGTTGATCCGGTCGCTCCAGGATGAGGATTGGCTCGTGCGCCGGAATGCCGCCGAGTCGTTGGCGCGTCTGGGGGCGAAGCAGGCGATCGAGCCGTTGCTTCCCCTCTTGGAAGACGAAAATACGATGGTGCAGGAAACGGTCGAAGGTGTGCTCGCGAGTTTGGGATGGAAACAGGCGGCCTCGTCATAA
- a CDS encoding PBS lyase HEAT-like repeat gives MADSVSEQIAALSDDDWAVREEAAILLGTLKDPRAVVPLTRALRDADRAVREAAIGALSSIGEPSVPALGICLADSALHVQEAASAILASIADARVFEPLVAALGSHDWIVRMHAAKALGRIGDSEAVAALMPLLQDKVKAVREEASGALAAIGGAAVTALVHALQHDDWLVRLHAVEALGKLKSPDAVDPLLRALFNDRDSSVREDVVRALGAIGDARAVDYLVAAMKEPSLRLLAVEALGHIGDPRTVPLLRRIVEGAPQGEPSRSVAACADGWTDEMAVMGMAARALGMIADRDAIPSLLIALRNTVTRAEAAAALAKFGPAVIPTLLPLLSAEQDENVRYHVRETLSAVGWRPGRV, from the coding sequence ATGGCCGACAGCGTCAGTGAACAGATTGCAGCCCTGTCGGATGATGATTGGGCGGTCCGCGAAGAAGCGGCGATCCTGCTGGGGACCCTCAAGGATCCCCGGGCGGTTGTGCCGCTGACGAGGGCCCTTCGCGATGCCGATCGCGCCGTGCGCGAAGCCGCGATCGGAGCCCTCTCTTCCATCGGCGAGCCGTCTGTTCCCGCTCTGGGTATCTGTTTGGCCGATTCCGCCTTGCACGTGCAGGAAGCGGCATCGGCCATTCTGGCTTCGATCGCCGATGCGCGGGTGTTCGAGCCGCTCGTCGCCGCGCTGGGCAGTCATGATTGGATCGTGCGCATGCATGCGGCGAAGGCGTTGGGTCGGATCGGCGATTCAGAGGCAGTCGCCGCCTTGATGCCGCTGCTTCAGGACAAGGTCAAGGCCGTTCGTGAGGAAGCATCCGGCGCCTTGGCCGCCATCGGCGGCGCCGCCGTGACGGCGTTGGTCCACGCGCTGCAACACGACGACTGGCTGGTTCGTCTCCATGCCGTGGAGGCGTTGGGAAAGCTGAAGTCACCGGATGCCGTCGATCCGCTGCTGCGTGCATTGTTCAACGATCGGGACTCGTCCGTTCGTGAAGATGTGGTGCGGGCGTTGGGTGCCATCGGGGATGCACGGGCGGTGGACTATTTGGTTGCCGCGATGAAGGAGCCGAGTCTGCGTCTCCTGGCGGTGGAAGCGCTGGGCCACATCGGCGATCCGCGGACCGTGCCGTTGCTGCGGCGGATCGTAGAAGGAGCGCCGCAGGGCGAACCGAGCCGTTCCGTCGCCGCCTGCGCCGACGGGTGGACCGATGAGATGGCGGTCATGGGCATGGCGGCTCGGGCGTTGGGGATGATTGCCGATCGGGATGCGATTCCCTCGCTCCTGATAGCCCTGCGCAACACCGTGACGCGAGCCGAGGCGGCTGCGGCCCTGGCGAAATTCGGACCGGCCGTCATTCCGACGCTGCTGCCGTTGCTGAGCGCGGAGCAGGATGAAAATGTTCGGTATCACGTCCGAGAAACCCTGTCTGCCGTCGGCTGGCGTCCTGGACGGGTGTAA
- a CDS encoding PBS lyase HEAT domain protein repeat-containing protein — protein sequence MAQALDDLLDSLEDADDATREEAAKALAELADPSTLDALVGACGDEYWSVRARAGWGVAKIGGPKAIEALITLFNDPIMEVRNEAVAAVVSLGAGLLDRLLTAMKDERWRVREHAAKVCGDLRDRRAVDGLIFACRDRDGAVKSAAAEALGKIGDPKAVPALVKLFRDSSKIVRETAGIALVAIGQPSVDLLIETLKDKDFVVRCHAARALGGMTTDYQIGRSWVREPRVVDALIEALKDPDRAVREDATIALGMIGDPRAIDALLEAMKDGAVKRHAIASLGMIGDPRALPAVLAALKGKGIRQEGTPTPGCIVSEDAFIKEAAATALGHFRDPRVVPDLIMLLKDGVLREKAAAALVLIGDSAIEPLISFLYDPKASEVEAEGERVLSYASVRLTAKDSLRLLVVETLEKLGWTPPDEDTAVDSSQADNLRVDRPLGDIGRFGPSGDFAKGSVR from the coding sequence ATGGCACAAGCACTCGATGATCTCCTCGATTCGCTTGAAGATGCGGACGATGCGACCCGCGAAGAGGCGGCGAAGGCCCTGGCAGAATTAGCGGACCCCTCCACGTTGGATGCGCTTGTGGGCGCCTGTGGCGACGAATATTGGTCCGTGCGGGCTCGGGCCGGGTGGGGAGTCGCCAAGATCGGCGGCCCCAAGGCGATCGAAGCCCTCATTACGCTGTTCAACGACCCCATCATGGAAGTGCGCAACGAGGCCGTCGCGGCGGTCGTGTCCCTCGGGGCGGGCCTGCTCGATCGATTGCTCACGGCGATGAAGGATGAGCGTTGGAGGGTGCGGGAACATGCGGCGAAGGTGTGCGGGGATCTTCGCGATCGACGCGCGGTCGATGGGTTGATCTTCGCCTGTCGGGATCGTGACGGTGCCGTGAAGAGCGCCGCAGCGGAAGCGCTGGGCAAGATCGGCGACCCGAAAGCGGTTCCTGCGCTGGTCAAACTGTTCCGGGATTCGTCGAAAATCGTCCGTGAAACGGCCGGCATCGCCCTGGTGGCGATCGGACAGCCTTCCGTGGATCTGTTGATCGAGACGCTGAAAGACAAGGATTTCGTCGTGCGGTGCCATGCGGCCCGTGCGTTGGGCGGCATGACGACGGACTATCAAATCGGTCGGAGCTGGGTGCGCGAGCCGCGTGTCGTCGATGCCTTGATCGAGGCGCTGAAAGATCCGGATCGCGCCGTCCGTGAAGATGCCACGATCGCGCTCGGGATGATCGGCGACCCCCGTGCCATCGATGCGCTCCTGGAGGCCATGAAGGACGGTGCGGTCAAGCGCCATGCGATCGCGTCGTTGGGCATGATCGGCGATCCGCGGGCTCTTCCTGCCGTCTTGGCCGCCCTCAAGGGGAAGGGCATTCGCCAGGAGGGGACGCCGACACCGGGCTGCATCGTGAGTGAAGACGCCTTCATCAAGGAAGCGGCCGCCACGGCGCTCGGACATTTCCGCGACCCGCGGGTCGTTCCCGATCTCATCATGCTGTTGAAAGACGGGGTGTTGCGGGAGAAGGCGGCGGCGGCGCTGGTGCTGATCGGCGATTCGGCCATCGAACCGCTGATTTCATTTCTCTACGATCCCAAGGCCTCGGAGGTCGAAGCTGAAGGCGAGCGTGTGCTCTCCTATGCGTCGGTCCGGCTCACCGCCAAAGACTCCCTGCGACTGCTGGTGGTCGAGACGTTGGAAAAACTGGGGTGGACGCCGCCGGACGAAGACACGGCGGTGGACTCCAGTCAGGCGGACAATCTGCGTGTCGATCGGCCTCTCGGCGACATCGGCCGGTTCGGTCCCAGCGGAGATTTTGCGAAGGGCTCGGTGCGGTAA